The following coding sequences are from one Rutidosis leptorrhynchoides isolate AG116_Rl617_1_P2 chromosome 11, CSIRO_AGI_Rlap_v1, whole genome shotgun sequence window:
- the LOC139876784 gene encoding receptor-like cytoplasmic kinase 176: MGVCFSAQFKEQSPFHTGVDSENVNDLSISGSSKVSSVPPTPRSEGEILQSPNLKIFSFSDLKMATRNFRPDSVLGEGGFGSVFKGWIDEQTFAATKPGTGIVIAVKKLNQESFQGHREWLAEVNYLGQLSHPNLVELIGYCLEDEQRLLVYEFMPRGSLENHLFRRGSYFQPLSWSLRLKAALGAAKGLAFLHSAKTKVIYRDFKTSNVLLDSNYNAKLSDFGLAKDGPTGDKSHVSTRVMGTYGYAAPEYLATGHLTSKSDVYSFGVVLLEMLSGQRVVDKNRPAGKHSLVEWAKPYLAHKRKIFRVLDSRLEGQYTHEAAHAVANISLRCLSVDPRLRPTMAEVVKVLEQLQDPKGTRPRRHSSHGTRQRKSGPEDRAAADGCGPTTHPRPQPSLCSK; this comes from the exons ATGGGTGTTTGTTTCAGTGCTCAGTTTAAAGAACAGAGCCCATTTCACACAG GAGTTGATTCAGAGAATGTTAATGATCTTAGCATTTCAGGCAGCAGTAAGGTCTCATCTGTGCCGCCAACTCCTCGTAGTGAAGGCGAAATTTTGCAGTCACCAAATTTAAAAATCTTTAGTTTTTCTGATCTGAAAATGGCCACAAGAAACTTTCGGCCCGATAGTGTGTTAGGAGAAGGCGGTTTCGGGTCAGTTTTTAAGGGTTGGATTGATGAACAAACTTTTGCTGCTACTAAGCCCGGGACCGGCATTGTTATTGCTGTCAAAAAACTTAATCAAGAAAGTTTTCAAGGTCATAGGGAGTGGCTG GCTGAAGTGAATTACCTTGGGCAACTTTCTCATCCAAACCTTGTTGAATTGATTGGGTATTGTTTGGAGGACGAACAACGCCTTTTAGTCTACGAATTCATGCCTCGTGGAAGCTTGGAAAATCACCTATTTAGAA GGGGATCTTATTTTCAACCATTATCGTGGAGTCTTCGTTTGAAGGCTGCTCTTGGTGCTGCTAAAGGGCTTGCGTTTCTTCATAGCGCCAAAACTAAAGTGATCTATCGCGATTTCAAGACTTCTAATGTTTTGCTAGATTCG AACTATAATGCAAAGCTATCAGATTTTGGGCTAGCCAAAGATGGCCCAACGGGTGACAAGAGCCACGTTTCGACTAGGGTCATGGGTACGTATGGATACGCAGCTCCCGAGTATTTAGCCACTG GTCATTTGACATCTAAAAGTGATGTCTATAGTTTTGGGGTGGTTCTTCTTGAAATGTTATCGGGCCAACGAGTAGTAGACAAAAACAGACCAGCGGGCAAACACAGCTTAGTGGAGTGGGCCAAACCTTATTTGGCCCACAAACGTAAAATCTTTAGGGTTTTAGACAGCCGTCTTGAAGGTCAGTATACACACGAAGCAGCCCATGCGGTCGCAAACATATCTTTACGGTGTTTATCCGTTGATCCCAGGCTCAGGCCTACTATGGCGGAAGTAGTCAAAGTGCTCGAGCAGCTTCAAGACCCAAAGGGAACGCGGCCCAGGAGACACTCGAGTCATGGAACCCGGCAAAGGAAATCGGGCCCGGAGGATCGAGCCGCCGCTGATGGTTGTGGGCCCACTACACATCCCAGGCCTCAACCTTCACTTTGTAGCaagtga
- the LOC139876783 gene encoding serine/threonine-protein kinase PCRK1-like isoform X2 has translation MELQIDLKGVFLRNHSGFKPGPHPPSGWYKNQVPAMRFGFPPKVRACVANDLKCGIQGHKEWINEVNFLGVVNHPNLVKLIGYCAEDDERGIQRLLVYELMRNKSLEDHLLGRVDSTLSWMKRLLIARGAARGLAYLHEEMDFQLIFRDLKTSNILLDDDFNPKLSDFGLARQGPTAGLSHVSTAVVGTIGYAAPEYLHTGRLTSKSDVWSFGVVLYELITGRRAVERNLPRNEQKLLEWVKPYLSDSKKFHLLMDPRLEGDYSLKSARKLASLANKCLIKNPKSRPKMSEVVEMLGKIIDDLSPPKVPKVEPEPKPEPEYNNNNNKTQSHMCGAEPELESISQFVTEETEEHKEIIISRKQEVNGYSYMKKVFDFKELRNRSIGKLDWKQWPSMVKHSA, from the exons atggagCTCCAGATTGACCTTAAGGGGGTTTTTCTCCGGaaccattcaggattcaaacccggtccgcATCCCCCTTCGGGATGGTATAAAAATCAGGTTCCTgcaatgcgattcgggtttcctccgAAAGTACGTGCGTGCGTTGCAAATGATCTCAAATGTGG TATTCAGGGGCATAAGGAGTGGATTAATGAAGTCAACTTTTTGGGTGTGGTCAACCATCCAAATCTTGTAAAGTTAATAGGGTATTGTGCAGAAGATGATGAAAGAGGGATCCAACGGCTATTAGTGTACGAGCTTATGCGAAATAAAAGCTTGGAAGATCATCTTTTGGGTCGAGTTGATTCTACTCTTTCGTGGATGAAACGTTTACTAATCGCTCGAGGTGCAGCCCGGGGTTTGGCTTATCTACATGAAGAAATGGATTTTCAG TTGATCTTTCGTGATCTTAAAACATCGAATATACTTTTGGATGACGACTTTAACCCTAAGCTATCAGATTTTGGACTAGCTAGACAGGGGCCAACTGCAGGATTGAGCCATGTTTCGACAGCT gTCGTTGGGACGATAGGTTATGCAGCTCCAGAGTATCTTCATACCGGTAGACTAACATCAAAAAGTGACGTTTGGAGTTTCGGTGTGGTCCTATACGAGCTTATCACGGGCAGACGAGCAGTAGAACGCAACTTACCACGAAATGAACAAAAACTCTTGGAATGGGTTAAACCTTATTTATCAGATTCAAAAAAATTTCATCTTTTAATGGACCCACGTCTCGAAGGAGACTACTCCCTCAAATCAGCTCGAAAACTAGCTTCTTTAGCCAACAAATGCCTCATAAAAAACCCAAAATCCAGACCCAAAATGAGCGAAGTGGTCGAGATGTTAGGTAAAATCATCGATGATCTGTCCCCGCCAAAAGTACCAAAAGTAGAACCTGAACCTAAACCTGAACctgaatacaacaacaacaacaacaaaactcaatcccataTGTGTGGGGCTGAACCTGAACTTGAATCTATATCCCAATTTGTTACGGAAGAAACCGAAGAACATAAAGAGATCATTATTTCTAGAAAACAAGAAGTGAATGGTTATAGTTACATGAAGAAAGTTTTTGATTTTAAAGAATTAAGAAATAGATCAATTGGGAAGTTAGATTGGAAGCAATGGCCCTCAATGGTTAAACATAGTGCATGA
- the LOC139876783 gene encoding serine/threonine-protein kinase PCRK1-like isoform X1, giving the protein MKCFQFSTGDRRSHNSKKNSGGLSRSSTRASWGRSLSVTSTSFDTTSRQSEFDFSGNNSREFSSDGVGVSEMLMNRRANNLRVFKFSELKSATKGFNRTLVIGEGGFGCVYRGVVDAGDGDRWLDVAVKQLSRNGFQGHKEWINEVNFLGVVNHPNLVKLIGYCAEDDERGIQRLLVYELMRNKSLEDHLLGRVDSTLSWMKRLLIARGAARGLAYLHEEMDFQLIFRDLKTSNILLDDDFNPKLSDFGLARQGPTAGLSHVSTAVVGTIGYAAPEYLHTGRLTSKSDVWSFGVVLYELITGRRAVERNLPRNEQKLLEWVKPYLSDSKKFHLLMDPRLEGDYSLKSARKLASLANKCLIKNPKSRPKMSEVVEMLGKIIDDLSPPKVPKVEPEPKPEPEYNNNNNKTQSHMCGAEPELESISQFVTEETEEHKEIIISRKQEVNGYSYMKKVFDFKELRNRSIGKLDWKQWPSMVKHSA; this is encoded by the exons ATGAAGTGTTTCCAATTCAGCACCGGCGACCGGAGATCTCATAATTCCAAAAAAAATTCCGGCGGTCTATCACGATCATCTACACGTGCATCATGGGGTCGTTCTCTGAGTGTTACGTCAACAAGTTTTGATACAACAAGTCGTCAGTCGGAGTTTGATTTTTCCGGTAATAATTCAAGAGAGTTTAGTAGTGATGGTGTTGGGGTTTCGGAGATGTTAATGAATCGACGTGCGAATAATTTGCGAGTTTTTAAGTTTTCGGAGTTGAAAAGTGCGACAAAAGGGTTTAATCGGACGCTTGTGATTGGTGAAGGTGGGTTTGGGTGTGTTTACAGAGGAGTTGTTGACGCCGGCGACGGTGATCGGTGGTTGGATGTTGCTGTTAAGCAGTTGAGTAGAAATGGATTCCAG GGGCATAAGGAGTGGATTAATGAAGTCAACTTTTTGGGTGTGGTCAACCATCCAAATCTTGTAAAGTTAATAGGGTATTGTGCAGAAGATGATGAAAGAGGGATCCAACGGCTATTAGTGTACGAGCTTATGCGAAATAAAAGCTTGGAAGATCATCTTTTGGGTCGAGTTGATTCTACTCTTTCGTGGATGAAACGTTTACTAATCGCTCGAGGTGCAGCCCGGGGTTTGGCTTATCTACATGAAGAAATGGATTTTCAG TTGATCTTTCGTGATCTTAAAACATCGAATATACTTTTGGATGACGACTTTAACCCTAAGCTATCAGATTTTGGACTAGCTAGACAGGGGCCAACTGCAGGATTGAGCCATGTTTCGACAGCT gTCGTTGGGACGATAGGTTATGCAGCTCCAGAGTATCTTCATACCGGTAGACTAACATCAAAAAGTGACGTTTGGAGTTTCGGTGTGGTCCTATACGAGCTTATCACGGGCAGACGAGCAGTAGAACGCAACTTACCACGAAATGAACAAAAACTCTTGGAATGGGTTAAACCTTATTTATCAGATTCAAAAAAATTTCATCTTTTAATGGACCCACGTCTCGAAGGAGACTACTCCCTCAAATCAGCTCGAAAACTAGCTTCTTTAGCCAACAAATGCCTCATAAAAAACCCAAAATCCAGACCCAAAATGAGCGAAGTGGTCGAGATGTTAGGTAAAATCATCGATGATCTGTCCCCGCCAAAAGTACCAAAAGTAGAACCTGAACCTAAACCTGAACctgaatacaacaacaacaacaacaaaactcaatcccataTGTGTGGGGCTGAACCTGAACTTGAATCTATATCCCAATTTGTTACGGAAGAAACCGAAGAACATAAAGAGATCATTATTTCTAGAAAACAAGAAGTGAATGGTTATAGTTACATGAAGAAAGTTTTTGATTTTAAAGAATTAAGAAATAGATCAATTGGGAAGTTAGATTGGAAGCAATGGCCCTCAATGGTTAAACATAGTGCATGA